The Stutzerimonas stutzeri RCH2 genomic interval CGCTTCGCCCTGCTCGAACGCCTGACGCAGGAAATTCTCGACCTGGTCATGCGTTACCCACAGGTACGCTACGCCGAAGTGGAGGTCGACAAACCCCACGCGCTGCGCTTTGCCGAGTCGGTATCGATCACGCTGGCAGCCCACCGGGATTGACCCTGCGCAAGGCTGGCCGGCTCAACGACGCAAGGTTATGATCCGGCCGACCTCAGCCAACGCCGAGACCCACGAGATGAACGAGCAAGAACGCACCGAACTGGAAGCCGCTGCCTTCCGCCGCCTGGTCCAGCACCTGCGCACCCGCCCCGATGCCCAGAACATCGATCTGATGAACCTGGCTGGCTTCTGCCGCAACTGCCTGTCGAAATGGTACAAGGCGGCCGCAGACGATCTGGAAATCGAAGTCAGCATCGACCAGGCCCGCGAAGAGGTGTACGGCATGCCGTACAGCGAATGGAAGAAACGCTATCAGAAGGAAGCGACCGCCGAGCAGCAGGCAGCTTTCGACAAGGCACAGAAAGAATGAATGACCTGAAAGACTTCCGCGCAAGCCTGCGCAATCGCAACCACGCGTTCAGCGACACCCTCGCCTTTATCGCGAGCACCTATGACTATCAGCCGAGTCGCTTCGTCAACGGCACCCTGGAAAATGCCGCCGGCGAGAACGAAGGTTCCTGCAAGACGCTAGGCATGGCTCTGCTGGAGGGGTTCAGCACGGAAGAAGCGCTGCTCGCGTTTGGCGAACATTATCAGGCGGTACTGGCCAACCCGAACGGCAGTGATCACCGCAACATCCGCGCATTGATGGAAACCGGCCTGCCCGGCGTGCGGTTCGACGGCCAGCCGCTCAAGCGCAAGTAACGCGTACCATTCTGCGAGCCGGCATGTCCGGCTCAATGGGAATAAAAAGGGTCATCCCAAGCACTTGGGGAAGGCTGAGAAAGCGGATGACCCGAAAACCGTTGAGCGCACCTTAGCTATCCGCCGCCGCGGCGGACAATTCAGCGTCTGCATACGTCCCATAGTCATCGACTATCCCTCGCGCCACCTTCCCTCGAATCCGCTGCTTACAGGAGACGCCAATGCCCGTATCCGCCCTCTCCGGCCCGCAATACCTGCGCGAAGGCCTGCGACTGGTGCTCAGCCCGGGGCTGCGTCTGTTCGTGATCCTGCCGCTGACGGTCAACGTATTGCTGTTCTTCGGCCTGATCTGGTTTGCGGTCGGCCAGTTCAGCGGCTGGGTCGATACCTTCATGCCCAACCTGCCGACCTGGCTCGCGTTTCTCGAGTACATCCTCTGGCCGTTGTTCGTCGCGCTGGTGGTGTTGATGGTGTTCTTCAGCTTCACCATGTTGGCCAACATCATCGCGGCGCCATTCAACGGCTTTCTGGCAGAGAAGGTCGAAGTGGTGGTACGTGGCGAAGATGCCGCGCCACCATTCAGCTGGGCCGAGCTGCTCGCCATGCTGCCGCGCACCATTGGTCGCGAGCTGCGCAAGCTGGCCTATTTCGCGCCGCGCGCCCTGGCGCTGCTGGTGCTCTCGTTCATCCCGGTACTGAATCTGGCTGCCGCGCCCCTATGGCTGCTGTTCGGCGTGTGGATGATGGCGGTGCAGTACATCGACTACCCGGCGGACAACAACAAGCTGAGCTGGGCGGACATGATGGGCTGGTTGCGCCAGCGTCGCTGGCAGAGCCTGAGCTTTGGCGCGGTGACCTATGCGGCGCTGCTGGTGCCGGTGCTGAACCTGCTGATCATGCCGGCGGCGGTGGCGGGAGCGACGTTGTTCTGGGTAAGGGAAGGCGGGCCGAATCGGCAGTTGGACCGACCGGCATAGACGTTTGGCGTCGCGTTCGGCGGTCAAGGTTCTGGCGCTGCAAGGTGTGAGAGTTCGAGTCTCTCCGTCCGCACCATGTAACATGCTGACAGCTCTGCGCGAAGGCCTGGCGAGATTGGATGCTGCCGGGCGAGGGGAAATCGGCAGCCAGATCACCCTGGCTGCCGCCGTCACTCAAGCCAGCGTCTTCAACGCCTCACGACTGAACGGCAGAATATCTTCCATCCGCCCCTCACGTACCTTAACGGCCCAATCCGGATCGCAGATCAGCGCACGCCCCACCGCGACCAGGTCGAACTCCTGCTTGTTCAGACGCTCCAGCAATCCTTCGATATTCGCCGGCTGCGCCACCTTGTCGGTCTTGACCATGAACTGCAGGAACTCGCCATCGAGGCCAACGCTGCCGACAGTGATGGTTGGCTTGCCGATCAGCTGGCGGGTCCAGCCGGCAAGGTTGAGGTCCGAGCCTTCGAACTCCGGCTCCCAGAAGCGGCGCGTCGAGCAATGGAAGATATCCACCCCGGCTTGCGACAACGGCGCCAGGAACTCGCCAAGCTCTTCGGGCGACTGCACCAGCCGTGCGGTGTAGTCCTGCTGCTTCCACTGTGAGAAGCGGAAGATGATCGGAAAGTCGGGACCGACTGCCGCACGCACGGCCTGCACCAGCTCGATGGCGAAGCGCGAGCGGTTGGCCAGGCTGCCGCCATACTCGTCGGTACGCTGGTTGCTGCCCTCCCAGAAGAACTGATCGATCAGGTAACCGTGGGCACCGTGGATTTCCACGCCGTCCATGCCGATCGCCTGGGCATCGCGCGCAGCCTGGGCGAAAGCCTCGATCACATCCTGGATATCCTGCTTGGTCATGCCGTGGACGACGACCTGGCCGTCCTTCTGCTTTTCCATCGGGCCGTAGCCAACCACCTCCGGCTCGGGCTCGGTGCCTTTGCGGCGAACATTCCCGACGTGCCAGAGCTGCGGAACGATCTTGCCACCAGCGGCATGCACCGCGTCGACCACCGCCTGCCAGCCTGCCAGTGCATCCTCACCATAGAAACGCGGCACATGCGGATAGCCATTGGCAGCCGCATGGCCGACCGTGGTGCCTTCGGTGATGATCAGCCCGACCCCGGAAGCGGCACGGCGACGGTAGTACTCGACCACATCAGCGGTGGGCACGCCGTTGGGGGAGAACGAACGGGTCATCGGCGCCATGACCACGCGGGTCGGCAAACGGAGGGCACCCAGCTCGAAGGGCTGGAACAAGGCTTGTACGCTGGCAGTCATTGATCGACTCCTATGGCATTGGTCAAGGCAGCCGGACACTCACGGCCCGGCAGATTTGTTGCAGCCGGCGCCAACAGGCGTTCGAGCTGCTGGAGAAAAACCTGTAGCGGGGCGACGCTGCCGCAGACTTTCATGCGCAGCAGTGCGCCTTCCCAGGCATTGCTGATGAATTCGGCCAGCGCCGGGCAATTGCAGCCGGACTCGATCTCGCCAGCGCGCTGGGCCTGCTCCAGGCAGCGAGCAAGCTGCTCGACGGATTGCGCGAGTATTTCACTCAAGCGCTTTGCAATAGGCGGACACAGCTCGGCCATCTCGAAACTCAGACTGCCAATGAAGCAGTGGTATTCGGGCTTTTCCTTGCGCGCGAAGTGCGCAACGAGATCGGCGTAGTAGTCGAGGACGCGTTGCCGCGGCGCGATAGGGGCGTTGCACAATGCAGCCCGATAGCGCTCCAGCCGTGGCGCATAGATGTAGTCCAGCGCCTGCAGGGCGAAGTCTTCCTTGCTGGCGAAGTAATGATAGAAGGACCCCTTGGGGATACCCGCGGCCTGGACAATTTCCTGGACCCCGGTGCCGTGATAGCCACGACGGGTCATCACCCGGGCGCCCTTGGAGAGGATCAGATCGCGCTTGTCGTTGCGTGCTGTATGGCTCATGCGCCGAGAATATGACCGGTCGTCTCGCCGGCACAGCATCATCCACGGCGCTTATCCAGCGCCAACACGGCAACGGTGTTTCAGAGGGTCGCAACGGGAAAGAACGCGGCCGCAGAAATGCGGCCGCGAAATGCAGATCAGGCCAGTGCGCTTTCGATGGCGTGAATCAAGGCAGGATCGTCGGGTGCGGTGCGCGGCGAGAAACGCGCAAGTACACGCCCGTCCTTGCCGACCAGGAATTTCTCGAAATTCCAGGTGATGTCGCCTGGAAAGTCAGCGCCTTCGCCAGCCAGCAACCGATACAGCGGATGGCGCTGCGGACCGTTCACCTCGAGCTTGCCACTCAAGGGAAAGGTGACGCCGTAGTTGAGGCTGCAGAACGAGCGGATCTCCTCGTCGCTGCCCGGTTCCTGCGCAGCGAACTGGTTGCATGGCACGCCAAGCACGCTGAACCCACGGGACGCGTACTGCTGCTGCAGCCGTTCGAGGCCAGCGTATTGCGGCGTCAGCCCGCACTGCGAGGCGACATTGACCACCAGCGTGATCTGATCGCCGAACTGCGCCATAGGCAGTTCCTCACCGCCCAGGCCTGGCAACACCAATTGGTGGAATGCGCTCATGTCATCTCTCCTAACGAAAAAAACGCCCCGGCAAACGACCGGAGCGCTCTTCTTTCGATCGACACAGCAGCCGTTCCTGCCGCTGTGCGTGCGGACGCCTGAACGGCGGCCGGATCAGTGGTGGTGACCACCTTCGCCATGCACATGGCCGTGAGCCACTTCTTCTTCGCTGGCGTCGCGCACGTTGACGACCTTGACGTCGAAGTTCAGACGCTGGCCCGCCAGCGGATGATTGCCGTCGACGATCACGTCATCGCCTTCTACGTCGCGGATGGTAACGATCTGCATGCCGCCGTCAGGACCGGAAGCGTGGAACTGCATGCCCACTTCCAGTTCGTCGACGCCTTCGAACATGGCGCGATTGAGGGTAGCAACCAGCTCCGGGCTGTATTCGCCATAGGCGTCCTGAGGTTCGATGGCAACCTGGATCTGGTCACCGCCCTGCTTGCCCTCGAGGGCCTTCTCCAGACCCGGAATGATGTTGCCTGCGCCGTGCAGGTAGACCAGCGGCGCGCCGCCAGCCGAGCTGTCGATCACCTCACCGGCGTCGTTGGTGAGTGTGTAGTCGATGGAGACAGCCTTGTTAGCGGCAATCAGCATGGGGCAGAACCTTTGCTTTAGAGAATGGATGTCGAAGTTTAACCATCCACCGCGCCGAATGCGAACCGGACGTGGATGAACGGACCGTTGCCGTTTGTCGCCCGAAGCGGAATGTAGTGCCATGGAATATGTGACTACAACCTTTGGATGGCATCGCTTTCACGGCCGATGTGCAAGAATCGGCGAAAAGTATCTTTGGCACCCATTTCAATAACATTAGAGAACCAAGGAGCACCGATGTCGGCTCGTAACATCCTGGTGATTAACTGTGGCAGCTCGTCGATCAAGTTCGCCCTGGTCAACGAAGCGCAAGCGACCTTCCCACTACAAGGCCTGGCCGAATGCATCGGCAGCCCGGAAGCCGTGATCCACTTCGAGAGCGCCGCTGGCAAGGAAAGCGTCAAGGTGCCCAACGCCGATCATCAGGCTGCCCTCGCCCAGATCCTGCCGCGCGTGGAAGAAGCCGCTGGCGGCCACCTCGACGGCATCGGTCACCGCGTCGTGCACGGCGGTGAGAAATTCTTCGCTTCCTCGCTGCTCAACGACGAAACCCTGGCTGGCATCGAAGCCAACATCCAGCTGGCTCCGCTGCACAACCCGGCGAACCTCAGCGGCATCCATGCTGCCATCAACCTGTTCCCCGAGCTGCCGCAGGTAGGCGTGTTCGATACCGCCTTCCACCAGACCATGCCGGAACACGCTTACCGCTACGCCGTGCCGGATGTGCTCTACAAGGAGCATGGCGTACGCCGCTATGGCTTCCATGGCACCAGCCATCGCTTCGTCAGTAAGCGCGCCGCCGAGATGGCCGGTGTTCCGGTCGAAAATAGCAGCTGGCTGGTCGCTCACCTGGGCAACGGCTGCTCCACCTGTGCGGTGGTCAATGGTGAAAGCCGCGACACCAGCATGGGCCTGACCCCGCTCGAAGGCCTGGTCATGGGCACCCGCAGCGGTGACGTCGACCCGAGCCTGCACAATTTCCTGAACAAGACGCTGGGCTGGGATCTGGCCAAGATCGACAACATGCTCAACAAGGAAAGCGGCCTGAAAGGCCTCTCCGGACTGTCGAACGACATGCGCACCCTGGCCGATGCCCGCAACGCCGGTCATCCGGGCGCCGTGCTGGCCTTCGACGTATTCTGCTACCGCCTGGCCAAGTCGCTGGCCGCCATGTCCTGTGCGCTGCCGCAGCTGGACGGCCTGGTGTTCACCGGTGGTATCGGTGAAAACTCCTCGGCTGTGCGCGAGCGCACCCTGGAACACCTCAAGCTGTTCGGCTTCAAGCTCGACGCCGAAGCCAATGCCCGTTGCACCCGTGGTGTCGCTGGCGAAATCCAGGCCGCAGGCAGCCCGCGCATCATGGTGGTTCCGACCAACGAGGAGCGTCAGATCGCCCTCGATACGCTGGCCCTGCTGGACGCCTGAGAGCGAACGCAGGCAGCGATTCAGAGACCCGACAGCCCCCGGCCGTCGGGTCTTTGCACATGAGCGCCGCGGCAATCAGGCAGTTTCCGCCCCGGCACAAGTGCCCTAGCCTAGCCGGCGCCCAGCACCGTTATCCCGAGCACCCTGTCCTCAAGGAGATGCCATGCACACAATCTTCCTCGCCCCTACCGGTTTCGGCGGCGGCCTCAATTCCATCAGCCTCGGCCTGATCCGTGCGCTGGAAAACGCTGGGCTGAAGGTCGGCTTCTTCAAGCCGATCGCGCAACCCTTCCCCGTCGACCAGGGCCGTGAGCGCTCCTGCATTCTGGTCGAGCGCACGCTGAAACTGACCTCCCCCGAGCCACTGCCACTGGAACAGGTAGAGCGCCAGCTCGCCGATGGCGAGATCGATCTGCTGCTCGAGGACGTGGTCAGCCGCTACCAGCAGGTAGCCGCCGGCAAGGACGTGGTCATCGTCGAAGGCATGGTGCCGACTCGCGAGTCGAACTACACCCAGCGCATCAACACACAACTGGCGAAGAGTCTCGACGCCGAAGTGATCCTGATCGCCGCTCAGGGCAATGACAGCCTCAAGCGTCTGGCCGAACGCATCGAGATCCAGGCGCAGCTGTATGGCGGCGCCAAGGATCCCAAGGTGCTCGGCGTCATCCTCAACAAGGTGAAGACAGAGGAAGGCCTGCCGGCATTCATCGACAGCCTGAAGCAGCACCTGCCGCTGCTGGGCAGTGCCGACTTCCAGCTGCTTGGCGCAATTCCGTTCTCGGAAGAACTCAACGCACTGCGCACCCGTGACATCGCCGAACTGCTCGGCGCGCAGGTGCTCAACGCCGGCGAAGCCGACCAGCGCCGCGTCAACAAGATCGTGCTGTGCGCACGTGCCGTCCCCAACACCGTGCAGCTGCTGCAATCCGGCGTTCTGGTGGTCACGCCTGGCGATCGCGACGACATCATCCTCGCCGCCAGCCTGGCCTCTTTGAATGGTGAGAAGCTCGCAGGCCTGCTGCTGTGCAGCGACTTCGCACCGGACCCGCGCATCCTCGAGCTGTGCAAGGCCGCCTTGGACGGCGGCCTGCCGGTGATGACCGTGGAGACCAACTCCTACGACACGGCGAACAACCTGTTCGGCCTGAACAAGGAAACCCCGGCGGACGATATCGAGCGCGCCACGCGCGTGACCGACTTCATCGCCAAGCACCTGCACCCCGAGTTCCTGCATACCCGCTGCAGCGTGCCGCGCGGTGAGCTGCGCATGTCGCCGGCAGCATTCCGCTATCAGCTGGTCAAGCGCGCCCAGGACGCCAACAAGCGCATCGTGCTGCCGGAAGGCAACGAGCCGCGCACCATCCGTGCCGCCGCCATCTGCCAGGAGCGTGGCATCGCTCGCTGCGTGCTGCTGGCCAAGCCGGAAGAAGTCCAGCAGGTCGCCCGCGAGCAAGGCATCAGCCTGCCGGCCAGCCTGGAGATCCTCGACCCGGACAGCATTGCCAACCGCTACGTCGAGCCGATGTGCGAGATGCGCAAGGCCAAGGGCCTGACCCCGGAAGATGCCCGCGAGCAGCTGAAGGACACCGTCGTCCTCGGCACCATGATGCTGGCGCTGGACGAAGTGGACGGCCTGGTTTCCGGTGCGGTGCACACCACCGCCAACACCATCCGCCCCGCGCTGCAGCTGATCAAGACAGCACCGGGCTACAGCCTCGTGTCCTCGGTATTCTTCATGCTGCTGCCGGACCAGGTACTGGTCTATGGCGACTGCGCCGTGAACCCGAATCCGAGCGCTACCGAGCTGGCCGAAATCGCACTGCAAAGTGCCGAATCCGCTGTAGCCCTGGGCGTCAACCCGCGCGTGGCGATGATCAGCTACTCCACCGGCAGCTCCGGCAGCGGTGCGGAAGTCGAGAAGGTCGCCGAAGCCACCCGTATCGCCCAGGAGCGCGCTCCTGCCCTGCCGATCGATGGCCCGCTGCAGTACGACGCCGCCTCGGTGCTGAGTGTCGGCAAGCAGAAGGCGCCGAACAGCAAGGTGGCCGGCCAGGCCACGGTGTTCATCTTCCCCGACCTGAATACCGGCAATACCACCTACAAGGCGGTACAGCGCAACGCCAACTGCCTCAGCGTCGGCCCGATGCTGCAAGGTCTGGCCAAGCCGGTTAACGATCTGTCGCGTGGCGCACTGGTGGACGACATCGTTTTCACCATCGCTCTGACCGCTCTGCAGGCCGCCAACCAGAAGGGCTGATCGACCCTCGATAACTGAAGCCGTCGCGCCTTAGAACCGACGGCTTCAGCCTTCCACACTCTCTCGATAGTTGCAGTTCAGCGCATAATCGCTACTCTTGGCGCCTCGAATCAGCCGTATCGACGAGAAATCCATGCTGAGCTTCCTCCCCGCTTCACTGCGCGGCATCCTCGCTGCCTTGCTTCTGGCTCTCAATACCCTGTTCTGGTGTTGGCCGCTGTTTGCCCTCTCGCTGCTGAAACTGGTGTTTCCGCTGCCCGCCGTGCAGCGCAGCCTGCGCTTCGGCATGCACTGGATCGCCGAGTCCTGGATCGCGGTCAACAGCTTCTGGATGGATCTGGTTCGCCCGATCCGCTGGGACGTGCAGGGGCTGGATCAGGTCGATATGCATCACTCGTATCTGGTGACCAGCAACCACCAGAGCTGGGCGGATATCCTCGTGCTGCAGTACCAGCTCAACCGGCGCATGCCGTTTCTCAAGTTCTTCCTCAAGCAGGAGCTGATCTGGGTTCCGGTGATCGGCCTGTGCTGGTGGGCGCTGGAGTTTCCCTTCATGAAGCGCTTCAGCAAGGAATACCTGGCCAAGTACCCGGAGAAACGCGGTGAGGACCTGGCAACGACGCGCAAGGCCTGCGAGCGCTATCGGACCAATCCGGTGTCGGTGTTCAACTTCCTCGAAGGCACGCGGTTCACCGAGAACAAGCACAGCGAGCAGGCTTCGCCCTACCGCTATCTGCTAAAGCCCCGAGCCGGCGGTATCGCCTTCGTCATCGACGCCATGGGGGAACAGCTGACAGCGCTGATCAATATCACCATTCACTATCCCGACGGCCGCCCCAGCTTCTGGGATCTGCTTGCCGGCAACATTCATCAGGTGGTGGTGCGGGTCACGGCGCAGCAGTTACCGGCCGAGTTTCTCGGCAGGAACTACGATCAGGACGAAGCGTACCGGCTGGCGTTTCAACAGTGGGTGAACGAACTCTGGAGCGAAAAGGATCTGCAGCTGGCGCAGCTGCATGAGGAGTTTCCGGTCCGGCGCTGAGCGGCGTCATACCGCTCCGCAGGAACCTACCAGTTGAGCTGTGAGGGAAACGCGCGGGCCTGCTCGGCCGGTACCGCAGGCGATACCAGAAAGCCCTGCATGACATCGCAACCATTCGCTATCAGCCAGTCGCGTTGAGCGACGGTTTCGACGCCCTCGGCCACCACTTCCAGCTCAAGGTTGCGACCGAGGTCGATGATGGTACTGACGACGGCTGCATCGCGTGGGGAATCCATCATGTTGGCGATGAACAGACGATCAATCTTCAGCGTATCCAGCTCGAAATGTCGAAGATAAGCCAGCGATGAATATCCGGTGCCGAAGTCGTCGATAGCCACCCGCACGCCGAGCTTGCGCAACTGGCGGAGCTTGTCGCAACTCTGCTCGAGGTCCTGCATCAGCGTACCTTCGGTCACTTCCAGCTCCAGCTGCGCCGGGTCGAGCTGATATTCATCGAGCAATCGACGAAGCGAGTCGAACAGCCCGGCGCGACTGAACTGCACCGGGCTGACATTGAGGCTGAGGATCAGGTCGCTACCGAACGACGGCAGCCATTGGCCGTACTGGTTCATGCCTTCACGCAGCACCCAGTCGCCGACACGTTCGATGAGGCGCGTCTCCTCCAGCAATGGAATGAACACGCCGGGTTCGTTTTCGCCAACATCGCCCTGCGGCCAGCGCAGCAAACCCTCGAATCCCCGGAGCTTGCCACTGGCGAGCATGACCTGCGGCTGATAGAGCAGCTCGAAATCGTTGCGCTCGGTGGCGCTGCGCAGGTTCTCCTCCATCATCAGGCGGGCATGAGCGCGCTCGTTCATGTCGCTGGAGAAGAAACGGTACTGGCGGCGACCAGCGCGCTTGGCCTCGTACATGGCCATGTCAGCCGAGCGCAACAGCTGGTCGACGCTGACGCCGCAATCGGGGAAATGCGCGATACCGATACTGGCACCCAGCGTCACCTCGGTGCCGTCGACCTTGTGCCGCACCGAAATCAGCTCGATCAGTTTTTCCGCCACCCGCGCCGCATCTTCGGGGTGATCCAGCGAATCCAGCAGCGCGGTGAACTCATCCCCGCCCATGCGCGCGATGATGTCGTAGGGGCGCATGCAGGTTTCCAGCAGGCGCGCCACCTTGCAGAGGATCTCATCGCCAGCATCGTGGCCGAGAGAATCGTTGATGCGCTTGAAGCCATCCAGATCGATATAGAGGATGGCCATGCGCTTGCCATTGCGGTCCACCCGCGCCAGCGAGGACTCCAGCGCCTGGTGGAAGCCACGCCGGTTCAGCAGGCCGGTCAGCGAATCGGTGACCGCCTGGGTCTCGAGCTGTACATGCAGATTGCGCACCACCGACATATCCAGCGCGATCACCACCATGGAGCGTTGCTGGCGCGGCAGCGGCGAGCTCGACAGCGCCACCGGCAGCGGCGTGCCATTGGCGGTATGCAGCTGCGCCTCGTGCAGGCGATAGGTGGAGCCGCTGCGCCAGTAGCGATAGAAGTCCGACTCGTGCCAGCTAGCCGGCATATCCGGCGCCGCCAGATGGGACAGCAGCGGCGTGCCCTGCAGATCCTCGACGCGACGGTGCAGCATCCCGGCGATGGCTGGATTGGCAAAGCTGATGTAACCGTCCTCGCCGACCACGAGGATCCCCTCAGCTGCATTGCTCAGCACCGAGGCGTTGAAGGCGCGAGCGCTATCGAGCTGCTGGGTGAGCAGTTGCAGATCACGGCGATTGTGCTCATGGGCGAGCAAGGTATTGATCTTGTGCTTGAGCACCTGCGGATCGAATGGCTTGAGGATGAAGTCCACTGCCCCGGTGGCGTAGCCGCGCAGCACGGAATCACGGGTATGGGCAATCGCCGACACGAAGATGATCGGCGTATAGCGGGTATGCGGGCTGCCGCGCATCAACCGGGCAACCTCGAAACCGTCCATGCCCGGCATCTGCACATCCAGCAGCACCAGCTCGACGTCCAGATCCAGCAGCGCCTTGAGCGCCGCCTCGCCGGAATTGACGGTGTGCACCTGCCAGTCACCGTCGCCCAGCAGCGCTTCCATCGCGACCAGATTCGCTTCACGGTCGTCCACCACCAGCAGCGTACGGCTGCGTGACCTGGGCTTAAGCTGCGTTTGCATTATTCGCCGATCTCCAAGCCATCCAAGTCGAAATGCCGGCAACGCGCGCCGCTCGAAGCGAGCACGCCTCGAACGCTGGATAGACGGACCACCGCCTTGGCACTGTCATGTTCAGCCTGCACCAATCGCTACTCCTTTTCCGCTTCGTCCGTACCCGATTCCAGGTCCAGCCGGCGCCGTAACAGCTCACGCAGGGCCGTCGCTTCGACCGGCTTGATCAGCACCTCATCGGCACCGGAAGCGCTACACCGTTCACGCGCGCCTTCATCGTTCGCCCCCACCAGCGCAACGATCGGCGCCTGGCAGTCGTGATCCTGCTTAAGCCGCCGCGCCAACTCCGGAC includes:
- a CDS encoding DUF1244 domain-containing protein, which produces MNEQERTELEAAAFRRLVQHLRTRPDAQNIDLMNLAGFCRNCLSKWYKAAADDLEIEVSIDQAREEVYGMPYSEWKKRYQKEATAEQQAAFDKAQKE
- a CDS encoding TetR/AcrR family transcriptional regulator; translation: MSHTARNDKRDLILSKGARVMTRRGYHGTGVQEIVQAAGIPKGSFYHYFASKEDFALQALDYIYAPRLERYRAALCNAPIAPRQRVLDYYADLVAHFARKEKPEYHCFIGSLSFEMAELCPPIAKRLSEILAQSVEQLARCLEQAQRAGEIESGCNCPALAEFISNAWEGALLRMKVCGSVAPLQVFLQQLERLLAPAATNLPGRECPAALTNAIGVDQ
- a CDS encoding glutathione peroxidase; the protein is MSAFHQLVLPGLGGEELPMAQFGDQITLVVNVASQCGLTPQYAGLERLQQQYASRGFSVLGVPCNQFAAQEPGSDEEIRSFCSLNYGVTFPLSGKLEVNGPQRHPLYRLLAGEGADFPGDITWNFEKFLVGKDGRVLARFSPRTAPDDPALIHAIESALA
- a CDS encoding FKBP-type peptidyl-prolyl cis-trans isomerase, with the protein product MLIAANKAVSIDYTLTNDAGEVIDSSAGGAPLVYLHGAGNIIPGLEKALEGKQGGDQIQVAIEPQDAYGEYSPELVATLNRAMFEGVDELEVGMQFHASGPDGGMQIVTIRDVEGDDVIVDGNHPLAGQRLNFDVKVVNVRDASEEEVAHGHVHGEGGHHH
- a CDS encoding acetate kinase gives rise to the protein MSARNILVINCGSSSIKFALVNEAQATFPLQGLAECIGSPEAVIHFESAAGKESVKVPNADHQAALAQILPRVEEAAGGHLDGIGHRVVHGGEKFFASSLLNDETLAGIEANIQLAPLHNPANLSGIHAAINLFPELPQVGVFDTAFHQTMPEHAYRYAVPDVLYKEHGVRRYGFHGTSHRFVSKRAAEMAGVPVENSSWLVAHLGNGCSTCAVVNGESRDTSMGLTPLEGLVMGTRSGDVDPSLHNFLNKTLGWDLAKIDNMLNKESGLKGLSGLSNDMRTLADARNAGHPGAVLAFDVFCYRLAKSLAAMSCALPQLDGLVFTGGIGENSSAVRERTLEHLKLFGFKLDAEANARCTRGVAGEIQAAGSPRIMVVPTNEERQIALDTLALLDA
- the pta gene encoding phosphate acetyltransferase, with the protein product MHTIFLAPTGFGGGLNSISLGLIRALENAGLKVGFFKPIAQPFPVDQGRERSCILVERTLKLTSPEPLPLEQVERQLADGEIDLLLEDVVSRYQQVAAGKDVVIVEGMVPTRESNYTQRINTQLAKSLDAEVILIAAQGNDSLKRLAERIEIQAQLYGGAKDPKVLGVILNKVKTEEGLPAFIDSLKQHLPLLGSADFQLLGAIPFSEELNALRTRDIAELLGAQVLNAGEADQRRVNKIVLCARAVPNTVQLLQSGVLVVTPGDRDDIILAASLASLNGEKLAGLLLCSDFAPDPRILELCKAALDGGLPVMTVETNSYDTANNLFGLNKETPADDIERATRVTDFIAKHLHPEFLHTRCSVPRGELRMSPAAFRYQLVKRAQDANKRIVLPEGNEPRTIRAAAICQERGIARCVLLAKPEEVQQVAREQGISLPASLEILDPDSIANRYVEPMCEMRKAKGLTPEDAREQLKDTVVLGTMMLALDEVDGLVSGAVHTTANTIRPALQLIKTAPGYSLVSSVFFMLLPDQVLVYGDCAVNPNPSATELAEIALQSAESAVALGVNPRVAMISYSTGSSGSGAEVEKVAEATRIAQERAPALPIDGPLQYDAASVLSVGKQKAPNSKVAGQATVFIFPDLNTGNTTYKAVQRNANCLSVGPMLQGLAKPVNDLSRGALVDDIVFTIALTALQAANQKG
- a CDS encoding NADH:flavin oxidoreductase, with amino-acid sequence MTASVQALFQPFELGALRLPTRVVMAPMTRSFSPNGVPTADVVEYYRRRAASGVGLIITEGTTVGHAAANGYPHVPRFYGEDALAGWQAVVDAVHAAGGKIVPQLWHVGNVRRKGTEPEPEVVGYGPMEKQKDGQVVVHGMTKQDIQDVIEAFAQAARDAQAIGMDGVEIHGAHGYLIDQFFWEGSNQRTDEYGGSLANRSRFAIELVQAVRAAVGPDFPIIFRFSQWKQQDYTARLVQSPEELGEFLAPLSQAGVDIFHCSTRRFWEPEFEGSDLNLAGWTRQLIGKPTITVGSVGLDGEFLQFMVKTDKVAQPANIEGLLERLNKQEFDLVAVGRALICDPDWAVKVREGRMEDILPFSREALKTLA
- the cysZ gene encoding sulfate transporter CysZ, which codes for MPVSALSGPQYLREGLRLVLSPGLRLFVILPLTVNVLLFFGLIWFAVGQFSGWVDTFMPNLPTWLAFLEYILWPLFVALVVLMVFFSFTMLANIIAAPFNGFLAEKVEVVVRGEDAAPPFSWAELLAMLPRTIGRELRKLAYFAPRALALLVLSFIPVLNLAAAPLWLLFGVWMMAVQYIDYPADNNKLSWADMMGWLRQRRWQSLSFGAVTYAALLVPVLNLLIMPAAVAGATLFWVREGGPNRQLDRPA
- a CDS encoding HopJ type III effector protein, translated to MNDLKDFRASLRNRNHAFSDTLAFIASTYDYQPSRFVNGTLENAAGENEGSCKTLGMALLEGFSTEEALLAFGEHYQAVLANPNGSDHRNIRALMETGLPGVRFDGQPLKRK
- a CDS encoding acyltransferase, with the translated sequence MLSFLPASLRGILAALLLALNTLFWCWPLFALSLLKLVFPLPAVQRSLRFGMHWIAESWIAVNSFWMDLVRPIRWDVQGLDQVDMHHSYLVTSNHQSWADILVLQYQLNRRMPFLKFFLKQELIWVPVIGLCWWALEFPFMKRFSKEYLAKYPEKRGEDLATTRKACERYRTNPVSVFNFLEGTRFTENKHSEQASPYRYLLKPRAGGIAFVIDAMGEQLTALINITIHYPDGRPSFWDLLAGNIHQVVVRVTAQQLPAEFLGRNYDQDEAYRLAFQQWVNELWSEKDLQLAQLHEEFPVRR